In Aphis gossypii isolate Hap1 unplaced genomic scaffold, ASM2018417v2 Contig00423, whole genome shotgun sequence, a single genomic region encodes these proteins:
- the LOC126554068 gene encoding uncharacterized protein LOC126554068, protein MDKEKRKNKLKGGAEKLRMKRRAELKAAGSDPKQTKISFLRPPQKVNKSMISSPSSDCNEKSKIIELKSQNAQIPQIQESFLPTKSKLDNLSISILQECHQDTDSRKLVDDEMESVSTGNLPLLDNSSITDTDNKESKLDNLSKSILQECQEIESRQLVDDKMEYVPIGNLPLLDNSSKPEDKNLHNFFKSHPIQPFENILFNPNKVYYSVHNNVAFKREWLSYCKENNTLFCSFCLAFGKEDNRFTVGCSALSSTNPYTRIKEHEKSVSHENSSEAFLLFINSNDIRSRLDTVRRFENERRRSVLQRLIDTIKLIGKRGLSYRGAKNAEAAYTLNDLSLDHGNFLEIILLLANYDPLLKEHVDKAVMQSQKLYESRKEAVHAGRPGKFVTFLSKTTADYVIDAISVLLKKNLSEIIKKSEFFSVQIDSTQDINVHDQLAIVVRFVTDDVQERLIALVNCKCGTGKNLCDLLCKVLEDMNLDVTKCVGSSTDGASNMRGRYNGFSAWLNKVSPDQIHVWCYAHVLNLVMIDTSNVTCECTYLFGLLNSIAVFVRESYLRMNKWEGNSKYKFISNIGDTRWWSKDRCLTKVFGLYSFPKEALFVDIIQTLNDIYLSDKFNQEIRFKAQMYRDSLLKYETVLTANIYLQIFSSTTPVSLYLQSKGMNVIQAYNMIKCTLNTLNSQSRKFDTILEVTNKFITWANSKLEDLNLEVATTFPVKRILKKKKMSGENTNDQPQTDPKLKYEINVYNVIYDQIISSLEKRFNTHGKLYEDISYLNPQYFINTNLPTIAFEFLSKKIQKFKPEITAGSIQTELKDFILKWPRLKKIASGSNLMEELSDEENEILIESDENTICTEKGKGNACQNCIRCVYAVLHKYNLHSSAYSHLYIVYKFVLTLSCTQIRCETTFSKLKYILNRLRNCLSQPKLETFLLMSVEKDLLQTINNEDVIDLISNKSQDLMKLLKL, encoded by the exons ATggataaagaaaaaagaaaaaataaattaaaaggtgGAGCTGAAAAGTTACGAATGAAACGGCGTGCTGAACTAAAAGCTGCAGGGAGTGATcccaaacaaacaaaaatatcatttctTAGACCTCCCCAAAAAG tTAATAAAAGCATGATTTCATCTCCATCTTCAGattgtaatgaaaaatcaaaaattattgagtTAAAGTCTCAAAATGCACAGATTCCTCAAATTCAAGAATCTTTTTTACCCACG aaATCAAAACtagataatttatcaatatcaattttacagGAATGTCATCAGGACACAGATAGTAGAAAATTGGTAGATGATGAAATGGAATCTGTATCCACTGGTAACTTGCCACTACTTGATAACTCATCG ATTACTGACACAGATAATAAGGAATCAAAACtagataatttatcaaaatcaattttacagGAATGTCAGGAAATAGAAAGTAGACAATTGGTAGATGATAAAATGGAATATGTACCCATTGGTAACTTGCCACTTCTTGATAACTCATCG aaacctGAAGATAAAAACCTACacaacttttttaaatctcaTCCTATACAACcgtttgaaaacattttattcaaccCAAATAAAGTATACTACAGTGTACACAACAATGTTGCATTTAAGAGAGAGTGGTTAAGTtactgtaaagaaaataatacattgttttgtTCTTTCTGTTTGGCTTTTGGAAAAGAAGACAACCGCTTCACAGTAGGATGTTCCGCACTTTCAAGTACTAACCCATATACTCGAATTAAAGAACATGAAAAATCCGTTAGTCATGAAAATAGTAGTgaagcatttttactttttataaactcCAATGATATCCGATCAAGACTTGATACTGTCAGACGATTTGAAAATGAAAGAAGAAGATCAGTTTTGCAAAGACTTATTGATACAATCAAATTAATTGGAAAACGTGGACTCAGTTACAGGGGTGCAAAAAATGCAGAGGCTGCTTAtactttaaatgatttatcacTAGACCATGGAAATTtcttagaaattatattattattagcaaatTATGACCCATTGTTAAAAGAACATGTAGACAAGGCAGTTATGCAAAGTCAGAAGTTGTATGAATCCAGAAAAGAAGCTGTACATGCTGGACGTCCTGGTAAATTTGTTAcctttttatcaaaaactacTGCAGATTATGTTATAGATGCAATTAgtgttttattaaagaaaaacctttcagaaattattaagaaatctGAATTTTTTAGTGTTCAAATTGATTCAACACAGGATATAAACGTTCATGACCAATTAGCTATTGTTGTTAGATTTGTTACAGATGACGTACAAGAACGTTTAATAGCATTAGTGAACTGTAAATGTGGTACTGGTAAAAATCTATGTGATCTATTATGTAAAGTATTGGAAGATATGAACTTGGATGTTACAAAATGTGTTGGAAGTTCGACTGATGGTGCGAGTAACATGCGTGGACGGTATAATGGTTTTTCAGCATGGCTAAATAAAGTAAGTCCAGACCAAATCCATGTATGGTGTTATGCTCATGTGCTCAATCTGGTAATGATTGATACATCTAACGTTACTTGTgaatgtacttatttattcgGTTTATTAAACTCTATTGCAGTATTCGTTAGAGAATCGTACCTTCGAATGAATAAGTGGGAGGggaatagtaaatataagtttatttcaaatattggtGATACACGTTGGTGGTCTAAAGATAGGTGTTTGACAAAAGTTTTTGGATTATATTCATTTCCTAAAGAGGCTTTGTTTGTAGATATTATACAGACTCTTAATGACATTTATTTGagtgataaatttaatcaagAGATAAGATTTAAAGCTCAAATGTATAGAGATTCACTTCTTAAGTATGAAACTGTATTAACTGCAAATATTtatcttcaaatattttcatctaCAACACCAGTTTCGTTATACCTCCAGAGTAAAGGTATGAATGTTATTCAagcttataatatgattaaatgtaCTTTAAATACTCTTAATTCCCAGTCACGAAAATTTGATACTATACTTGaagtaacaaataaatttatcacatGGGCCAATTCAAAACTAGAAGATTTAAACTTAGAAGTTGCAACTACATTTCCAGTTAAAAGAATtctgaaaaagaaaaagatgTCCGGAGAAAATACAAATGACCAACCTCAAACAgatccaaaattaaaatatgaaataaatgtttacaatgtAATTTATGATCAAATAATTAGCAGTTTGGAAAAACGATTTAATACTCATGGCAAATTATATGAAGATATATCCTACTTAAATCcacaatatttcattaatactaatttaccCACTAtagcatttgaatttttaagtaaaaaaattcagaaaTTCAAACCTGAAATAACAGCTGGCAGTATTCAAACTGAacttaaagattttattttaaaatggccAAGACTGAAAAAAATTGCTTCTGGTTCAAATTTAATGGAAGAACTGAGTGATgaagaaaatgaaattttaattgaaagtgATGAAAATACTATATGTACAGAAAAAGGTAAAGGAAATGCTtgtcaaaattgtattaggtGTGTATATGCTGTATTACACAAATACAACTTACATTCTTCAGCTTATTCTCAtctttatatagtttataaatttgtattgacaCTTTCTTGTACACAAATTAGGTGCGAAACtactttttcaaaacttaaatatattcttaaccGCTTAAGAAATTGTCTTTCTCAACCAAAATTAGAGACATTTCTTTTAATGTCTGTTGAAAAAGACTTACttcaaactattaataatgaagATGTTATTGacttaatatctaataaaagcCAGGATTTGATGAAGTTgttgaaattgtaa